Within Mycobacterium heckeshornense, the genomic segment CGTCCAACTCGACGTGGGTGCCTTTGAACACGGTGGGAAACAACCGGACCAGCCGGGTTCGCGACGCCGAGTGCACCATCGTGATGTCGAGCAGGCCGTCGGCGTGGTCGGCGTGCGGGCAGATGCGCATGCCGCCGCCGTAGCTGCGGGTATTGCCGAACGCCGCCAGCGTGAGGTCGGTGACGATCTCGCGCTGGCCGTCGAGCATCAGCCGAAACGGCAGCAGCCGCAGCTGCGACAGCTCGGCGAGCATTGCCAGGTTGTAGCGCATGCGTCCGCGCGGCCAGCGCATTCGGTTGGCCCGGTCCGTGACCAGCGAATCGAAGCCCGCTGCCGCGACCGTGCCGAACCAGGTGGCGGTGCCCGCGCGGTCGCGGATCTGGCCCAGGTCAACGGTTTCCGTCCAGCCGTCGGCGACGACGTCCGCTGCACTCGCCGGGTCCTTGGGGATTCCGTATTCGCGGGCGTGGTCGTTGCCGGTTCCGGCTGGCACGATGCCCAGCGGAATGTCGTTGCCCGCCAACGCCTGTAGTGCCAGGCCGATCACCCCGTCGCCGCCGGCGACCACTACGGCGTCGGTGCCGCGGCCGAGGGCCGCATCGAGCAGGCGTCGTGCATGCGTGGCGTCGGTTCCGATGATCTCGACAACGTCGACGCCGCGCTTTTGCAAGCGGGCACTCGCTTGGTGGGCGGCATGCGGCGCGTTTCCGTGCCCCGACGCCGGATTGGTCAGCATGGTTACCTGGCCGATCTCGCGGCGGCGCAACGGCCCGGTCACGGAATCAGCTTGCCGGGGTTAAGGATTCCGGCCGGATCGAGCGCGGACTTGACGGCACGCAATATCTGCACGCCCAAGTCGCCGATCTCGTCACGCAGCCACGGCCGGTGATCGGCGCCGACGGCGTGGTGGTGGGTGATGGTGCCGCCGGTGGCCATGATCGCGTCGCAGGCGGCGGCCTTGGCGGCACGCCACTGCTCGATCGGGTTGCCGCGCTGGCCGGCAACGACCGTGAAATACAGCGATGCGCCGGTGGGATACACGTGCGAAATGTGGCATAACACCAGGGCCGGTGTGCCGGATTCGGCTAGCGCGACAGTCAGCGCATCGGTGACTGCGGCCTTCAGCGCGGCAATGTTGGACCAGTCGGTGGCGGTCTCCAAGGTCTCACACAACGCGCCCGCGGCCAGCAGCGAATCGCGCAGGTAGGGTGCGCTGAACCGGCCACGCTGCCAGGCCCGCGCCGGCTCTTCGCCCAGCGACGTGCCGCCGTGGGCTTGCAGTAGCGCCCGCGTCTCGGCGTGCCTGCTCTCGGCGTGGGCCGCGGTGCCCACGAACACCGTGATCGCCAGGCAGCCCCCGGTGATCTGCTGCTCGCCGATCGCCTCAGTGGTGGCGAGGTTGACCCCTGTCTCGGCCTCGTCGGAAAGCCGGATGACGGTCGGTCCGGTGCCGGTTTGGCTGACGGCGCGCAGGGCGTCGGCTCCCGTGGCGAAGTCCGGAAACGACCACGCCTCGTAGATACTGGCCTCAGGTATCCGGTGCACGCGCAGCCGCACCCGGGTGATGACACCAAACACGCCTTCCGAGCCGATCAACAACTCTCGCAGGTCCGGTCCGGCCGCCGACGCCGGGGCGCGGCCCAGCTCCAGCGCGCCCGCCGGAGTGATGACCCGCAGCCCGCGAACCATGTCGTCGAAGCGCCCGTAGCCCGCCGAATCCTGACCCGACGAGCGGGTGGCCGCGAAGCCGCCGATGGTGGCGAACTCGAAGCTCTGCGGAAAATGCCCCAGCGAAAAGCCGTGCTCGCCGAGCAGGCTTTCGGCCTGCGGGCCGGTGACGCCGGCACCGAGCTCGGCCACGCCGGATACCTCGTCGAGCGCGTGCAACCGGTCGAAGCGGCGCAGATCCAGCGACACCACGGCGTCGAACCGGCCGCGAATCGGGTCGAGCCCGCCCACCACGCTGGTGCCACCGCCGAACGGGACGACAGCGATGCCACGCTGCGAGCAATACCGCAGGATGGCCGCCACGTCGTCCTCCTTGCCGGGCAGCAGCACCGCGTCGGGAGCCTCCTGCACACCGGCGTCCTTGCGCCGCAGCAGATCCAGCGTGGACTTGCCGCCGGCGTGGAGCAGTCGGTCCCGGTCACCGACCCGGCAGAAATCCGGGCCGACGATGGCCGCCAGCGCGTCGTAATCGGCCTGCCCCAGCGCGCTCGAAGACAGCCGGACCCGGTCTGCGTCGAGCTCGGCCGCATCCGAATCCTGCACGCCCAGCGCCTGTTTCAGCAGTGACCGGATACTTTCCGACAGCGGTTTGGCTGCCGCCGGATCCCCCCACGCGTTCCATTTCATCGGCGGCAGGAGCTCCTCGGCCATGCGTTACAGTATTACATATGCCGTCAATCAGTAATGCCCCGGAAACCGGGGACAAGATCCTTCGGGCCGCGGCCAGCTGCGTGCGCGATTTCGGGGTGGAGCGGGTGACCCTGGCCGAAATCGCGCGCCGGGCCGGGGTGAGCCGACCGACGGTCTACCGTCGCTGGCCCGACACCCGGTCCATCCTGGCCGCGCTGTTGACCCGCCACATCACCGCCGCGGCACGCGACGTTCCGGCGCGCGGCCACGGTCGTGAGGCACTCGTCGAGCGGATCGTGGCAGTTGCCGAACGGTTGCGGCGCGACAAGCTCGTCATGGCCGTGCTGCGCTCGGAGTTGGCGATGGTCTACATCACCGAGCGGCTGGGCACCAGCCAGCAGCTGCTCATCGACGCCTTGGCCGACGAACTGCGCGCCGCGCAGCGCCATGGCAGCGTGCGCTCCGGTGACCCTCGTCGGCTCGCCGCGATGGTCTTGCTGATCACCCAGTCCACGATCCAGTCCGCGCGGATCGTCCGGCCGATCCTGAACGCCGACGCGCTCAGCGCCGAGCTGGCCTACTCGCTGAACGGATACCTGTCCTGATGCCCGTCGCTCTCAATGCGACCCGCCGCACCGCCGACCTGCAGGCGCTGGCCGATGGCGCGCCGGTGGACGTCATCGTCATCGGCGGCGGCATCACCGGCGCCGGCATCGCCCTGGACGCCGCGGCGCGGGGGGCTGCGGGTGGCGCTGGTAGAAAAGCATGATCTGGCGTTCGGCACCAGTCGGTGGAGTTCCAAGTTGGTGCACGGTGGCCTGCGCTACCTGGCGAGCGGCGATGTCGGTATCGCCCGCCGCAGCGCAATCGAACGCGGAATCTTGATGACGCGCAACGCACCCCACCTGGTTCGGGCGATGCCCCAGCTGGTGCCGCTGCTGCCGACGATGGGGCGTGCCGAGCGGGCGCTGGTGCGCACCGGGTTTCTGGCCGGTGACGTGTTGCGCAGGCTGGCGGGCACGCCGGGATCCGTGTTGCCGCGCTCGCGCCGAATGTCGGCCCAGCGTGTTGTCGACCTGGCGCCGACCGTGCGGCGCGACGGGCTCGACGGCGGTCTGCTGGCCTACGACGGGCAACTCGTCGACGACGCCCGACTGGTCACCGCGGTCGCGCGGACCGCGGCACAGTACGGGGCCCGGATTCTCACCTATGTGGCCGCATCGCAGGCCACCGGCACCTCGGTGAGGTTGACCGACCAGCGCTCCAGCGGATCCTTCGACGTCTGCGCGCGTGCCGTCATCAACGCGACAGGGGTGTGGGCGGCCGACATCGACCCGTCGTTGCGGTTGCGGCCCAGCCGCGGCACCCATCTCGTCTTCGACTCCGCCGCCTTCGGCAATCCGACTGCGGCACTGACCATTCCGATACCCGGCGAACTCAACCGCTTCGTGTTCGCGATGCCCGAGCAGCTGGGCCGGGTCTACCTTGGCCTGACCGACGAAGACGCGCCCGGCCCGATTCCCGATGTGCCGCAACCGGCTTCGGACGAAATCAACTTCCTGCTCGACACGGTGAACACTGCCCTGAGCACTGCGCTGGGGCCCCCCCGACGTCATCGGCTCCTATGCCGGCCTGCGGCCGCTGGTCGACACCGGGGCGGGACGCACCGCCGATGTCTCGCGCGACCACGCGGTCGTCGAGTCGCCTTCCGGTGTCATCAGCGTGATCGGCGGCAAGCTCACCGAATACCGGTATATGGCGCAGGACGTCCTCGATCGTGCGATCCGGTTGCGCGGTCTGGTTGCCGGCGCGTGTCGCACGCGCAACCTGCCGCTGGTCGGTGCTCCGGCCAACCCGGGATCGACGGCCCGGCCGGTTACCGGGCTGCCGGCGTCGTTGGTCGCGCGCTACGGGGCAGAGGCGCCCAGTGTCCTCGCCGCCGCGACCTGCGAGCGTCCCACCGGCCCGGTAGCCGACGGCATCGACGTGATCCGCGCGGAGTTCGAATACGCGGTGACGCACGAAGGTGCCCTGACCGTCGACGACATCGTCGATCGCCGGACTCGCATCGGCCTGGTTCCGGCCGACCGGGAGCGAGTTGTCGACGTGGCGAAGGAGTTCGTGGCGTCGTTGGGCTAGCCAGGACAAAAACAACAGTTGCTACTATATGGTAGTAACTGTCACTTTATGCCCAGGCGAGGTGAGCGATGCCGACTGTCACGCGTGTTCCTGTACTCATCGTCGGCGCCGGCGCAGCCGGGCTGGCCACGTCGGCGCTGCTGGCCAAGCACGGCGTCCGCTCGCTGCTGGTGGAAAAGCGGCGTGAGATCTTCATCTACCCGAAAGCCCGCAACCTGAGTTTCCGCAGCCTGGAGATCCTGCGCGGCCTGGGCCTCGGGGACGAGGTGCACGCGGTGGCCGAGCATGTTTCGGACATGGTGGCCAAGCCGACACTGAACAGCCCGGAGGAACACAAGGCTATGGACCTGGACGCTATCTTCGGCGGCCTTGCGCACCTGAGCCCGGAGCCGCCCGCCCAGTACTGCCCGCAGAGCCGGCTTGAGCCGATTCTGCTGGCCGACAGTCGCCGGCATGGCAACGAAGTTCGCTACCGCACCGAATTGTCGTCGTTCGAGCAAGACGACACGGGCGTCACGGCGATCCTGCGTGATGTGGCCTCTGGCGAGTCGCAGACTGTGCGCGCCGACTATCTCGTCGCGGCCGACGGTGTGCACAGCCCGGTCCGCGAGTCGCTGGGAGTCGCAACGTCGGGGTATGGGGCGCTGCCCATCTTCGTCGTCTTCATCTACTTTCGGGCACCGTGGCGGCAGTTTG encodes:
- a CDS encoding diacylglycerol kinase encodes the protein MTGPLRRREIGQVTMLTNPASGHGNAPHAAHQASARLQKRGVDVVEIIGTDATHARRLLDAALGRGTDAVVVAGGDGVIGLALQALAGNDIPLGIVPAGTGNDHAREYGIPKDPASAADVVADGWTETVDLGQIRDRAGTATWFGTVAAAGFDSLVTDRANRMRWPRGRMRYNLAMLAELSQLRLLPFRLMLDGQREIVTDLTLAAFGNTRSYGGGMRICPHADHADGLLDITMVHSASRTRLVRLFPTVFKGTHVELDEVSTARARSVDVESPGINAYADGEYICALPVQIFAVPGALQVLRPVGEQTKT
- a CDS encoding FAD-binding oxidoreductase, yielding MKWNAWGDPAAAKPLSESIRSLLKQALGVQDSDAAELDADRVRLSSSALGQADYDALAAIVGPDFCRVGDRDRLLHAGGKSTLDLLRRKDAGVQEAPDAVLLPGKEDDVAAILRYCSQRGIAVVPFGGGTSVVGGLDPIRGRFDAVVSLDLRRFDRLHALDEVSGVAELGAGVTGPQAESLLGEHGFSLGHFPQSFEFATIGGFAATRSSGQDSAGYGRFDDMVRGLRVITPAGALELGRAPASAAGPDLRELLIGSEGVFGVITRVRLRVHRIPEASIYEAWSFPDFATGADALRAVSQTGTGPTVIRLSDEAETGVNLATTEAIGEQQITGGCLAITVFVGTAAHAESRHAETRALLQAHGGTSLGEEPARAWQRGRFSAPYLRDSLLAAGALCETLETATDWSNIAALKAAVTDALTVALAESGTPALVLCHISHVYPTGASLYFTVVAGQRGNPIEQWRAAKAAACDAIMATGGTITHHHAVGADHRPWLRDEIGDLGVQILRAVKSALDPAGILNPGKLIP
- a CDS encoding TetR/AcrR family transcriptional regulator, translated to MPSISNAPETGDKILRAAASCVRDFGVERVTLAEIARRAGVSRPTVYRRWPDTRSILAALLTRHITAAARDVPARGHGREALVERIVAVAERLRRDKLVMAVLRSELAMVYITERLGTSQQLLIDALADELRAAQRHGSVRSGDPRRLAAMVLLITQSTIQSARIVRPILNADALSAELAYSLNGYLS